The Catenuloplanes niger genome includes a window with the following:
- a CDS encoding aminotransferase class V-fold PLP-dependent enzyme yields MTEALLAERLLALIAAERTKVGFPGWSAPLPAVLTAFFAYELNNYGDPGTDPVFAWHTKDLERELVGELADVFGAAPGRHWGYVTSGGGEGVLAGLWEARRRHPGARVYHSTAAHASVARAADLLRMDAVAVPAGPRGEMDYAALERLVRGRPAIVLATVGTTLTEAVDDVPRIRATLRRAGATGGYVHADAALAGLPLALASAGPPPFGLTGAGADSLSISGHKFLGVPFPCGVYLARRAPGVAADPGDLMCGAPDALSSSRSGHAALILWYLMRRHGRDGLRELADRGRATAEYAERALTAAGWPAWRAHPQARTVVFATPPRPVPRDWPMPSVGGLSHIVCTPGVTRARIDLFVAAVAEAAHAHPRSELVCQPH; encoded by the coding sequence GTGACCGAGGCGCTGCTCGCCGAGCGCCTGCTCGCGCTGATCGCGGCGGAACGGACCAAGGTCGGCTTCCCCGGCTGGTCCGCACCGCTGCCCGCCGTGCTCACCGCGTTCTTCGCCTACGAGCTCAACAACTACGGCGACCCGGGCACCGACCCGGTGTTCGCCTGGCACACCAAGGACCTGGAACGCGAACTGGTCGGCGAGCTCGCCGACGTGTTCGGCGCGGCGCCGGGCCGGCACTGGGGCTACGTCACCTCCGGCGGCGGCGAAGGCGTGCTCGCCGGGCTGTGGGAGGCCCGGCGCCGCCACCCCGGCGCCCGCGTCTACCACTCCACGGCCGCGCACGCGAGCGTGGCCCGCGCCGCCGACCTGCTGCGGATGGACGCGGTCGCGGTCCCGGCCGGCCCGCGCGGCGAGATGGACTACGCGGCGCTGGAACGGCTGGTGCGCGGCCGGCCCGCGATCGTGCTGGCGACCGTCGGCACCACGCTGACCGAGGCGGTCGACGACGTACCGCGGATCCGGGCCACGCTGCGCCGGGCCGGGGCCACCGGCGGGTACGTGCACGCGGACGCGGCGCTGGCCGGGCTGCCGCTCGCACTCGCCAGCGCCGGGCCGCCGCCGTTCGGGCTGACCGGTGCCGGTGCGGACAGCCTGTCGATCAGCGGGCACAAGTTCCTCGGCGTCCCGTTCCCGTGCGGTGTCTACCTCGCCCGCCGGGCCCCGGGCGTCGCCGCGGACCCCGGCGACCTGATGTGCGGCGCACCCGACGCGCTCAGCAGCTCGCGGAGCGGGCACGCCGCGCTGATCCTGTGGTACCTGATGCGCCGGCACGGCCGGGACGGGCTGCGTGAGCTGGCCGACCGGGGCCGGGCCACCGCGGAGTACGCCGAACGCGCGCTCACGGCCGCCGGCTGGCCCGCCTGGCGCGCGCATCCGCAGGCCCGCACGGTCGTGTTCGCCACGCCGCCGCGACCGGTGCCGCGCGACTGGCCGATGCCGTCGGTCGGCGGTCTCAGCCACATCGTCTGCACGCCGGGCGTCACCCGCGCCCGGATCGACCTCTTCGTCGCGGCCGTCGCCGAGGCCGCGCATGCACACCCCAGGAGCGAGCTGGTATGTCAACCGCACTGA
- a CDS encoding glycosyltransferase, which translates to MSTALSASVIIPTYNRAELLGHTLESLARQDLPAGRFEVIVADDGSADHTPAVVDAYRDRLDLSYHFQPDEGYRVSAVRNLGLSHARGDVSVFLDSGVLAHPGLVRAHVDRHARGGGERAVIGYVWGFNLDNEDAATIIDLIDPSDAGAAIATLAADGRWPDMREDFYRRHHDDLADLPAPWTVFWSCNVSVRTALAREVGAFDEHFRSWGGEDVDFGIRLHLAGARFEISRAAVALHHPHEKVFADNLATLIPNYLHIVAKYPTPLIRLLPAVPTISPFNLNDVAAFLALPRCADVLAGR; encoded by the coding sequence ATGTCAACCGCACTGAGCGCCAGCGTGATCATCCCGACCTACAACCGGGCCGAGCTGCTCGGCCACACGCTGGAGTCGCTGGCCCGGCAGGACCTGCCGGCCGGCCGGTTCGAGGTGATCGTCGCGGACGACGGCTCGGCCGACCACACCCCGGCCGTGGTCGACGCCTACCGCGACCGGCTGGACCTGAGCTACCACTTCCAGCCGGACGAGGGCTACCGGGTCTCCGCCGTGCGCAACCTCGGGCTGTCCCACGCCCGCGGCGACGTCAGCGTGTTCCTCGACTCCGGCGTGCTCGCGCATCCCGGCCTGGTCCGCGCGCACGTCGACCGGCACGCCCGCGGCGGTGGGGAACGGGCCGTCATCGGCTACGTCTGGGGTTTCAACCTGGACAACGAGGACGCCGCCACGATCATCGACCTGATCGACCCGTCCGACGCCGGGGCCGCGATCGCCACGCTCGCCGCGGACGGGCGCTGGCCGGACATGCGCGAGGACTTCTACCGGCGCCACCACGACGACCTGGCGGACCTGCCCGCGCCGTGGACCGTGTTCTGGAGCTGCAACGTCTCGGTCCGGACCGCGCTGGCCCGCGAGGTCGGCGCGTTCGACGAGCACTTCCGCAGCTGGGGCGGGGAGGACGTGGACTTCGGCATCCGGCTGCACCTGGCCGGCGCCCGGTTCGAGATCAGCCGCGCGGCCGTGGCACTGCACCATCCGCACGAGAAGGTGTTCGCCGACAACCTGGCCACGCTGATCCCGAACTACCTGCACATCGTGGCGAAGTATCCGACGCCGCTGATCCGGCTGCTGCCCGCGGTGCCGACCATCAGCCCGTTCAACCTCAACGACGTCGCCGCGTTCCTGGCCCTGCCGCGCTGCGCCGACGTGCTGGCCGGGCGATGA
- a CDS encoding ABC transporter ATP-binding protein: protein MTALLRAVTGSAALTAGLRATTAGLRVVPLAGAGTVAGLTATALVTGALPVLFAVASSQVLGASAGPVRGPRLLVWFAVATGALLLREVLAQVRTALAELAARRIDGAVTARMMTAALADPGLTSLTRPATVDALRIAARELEEGVRSPGQAGAAAVVLLARVVEWAGYCLCVAVAFAWWAGAVLAGVVLLFRHAQRYGLRRYAAARDALAGPEREIDYLRRLSVAPDAGKEIRVFGLGGWLHDRLGTAYHAWLHPLWAARRAAYLAPFHRVTAVGVPAVALVLAALGATGGHLPATAFFLTVLATLGALRLGEFYPEVDLQTTVGMRAHDAVDRFAGLAGGGAPAGSAPAPGVRGEIRFDGVRFTYPGRDRPVLDRLDLALPAGRCTAIVGANGAGKSTLVKLLARLHDPDTGRILVDGVDLAGTDVAAWRRRIAVTFQDFARYEMSAADNIGLGAAGPLDDRAGIRAAAAAAGIAADLDRLPAGLDTPLAPHLTGGTDLSGGQWQRIALARAVFALRHGATVLVLDEPTASLDVRTEARFFDEFAELTRGATTVLVSHRFATVRHADHIVVLAGGRVAERGTHDELIALGGDYARMYGLQAARYHDRQVPA, encoded by the coding sequence ATGACCGCGCTGCTGCGGGCGGTGACCGGGTCGGCCGCGCTGACCGCGGGGCTCCGGGCGACGACCGCGGGGCTCCGGGTGGTGCCGCTCGCCGGGGCCGGGACGGTCGCCGGGCTGACCGCGACCGCGCTCGTCACCGGCGCGCTGCCGGTGCTGTTCGCGGTGGCGAGCAGCCAGGTCCTCGGCGCCTCGGCCGGGCCGGTGCGCGGCCCGCGGCTGCTGGTCTGGTTCGCGGTCGCGACCGGCGCGCTGCTGCTGCGCGAGGTGCTCGCGCAGGTCCGGACGGCGCTGGCCGAACTGGCCGCGCGCCGGATCGACGGCGCGGTGACCGCGCGGATGATGACCGCCGCGCTCGCCGACCCGGGCCTCACGTCACTGACCCGGCCGGCGACCGTGGACGCGCTGCGGATCGCCGCCCGCGAGCTGGAGGAGGGGGTACGCAGTCCCGGGCAGGCGGGCGCGGCCGCGGTGGTGCTGCTCGCCCGGGTCGTGGAGTGGGCCGGCTACTGCCTGTGCGTGGCGGTGGCGTTCGCATGGTGGGCCGGTGCCGTGCTGGCCGGTGTGGTGCTGCTGTTCCGGCACGCCCAGCGGTACGGGCTGCGCCGCTACGCCGCGGCCCGGGACGCGCTCGCCGGCCCGGAACGGGAGATCGACTACCTGCGGCGGCTGTCCGTCGCGCCGGACGCCGGCAAGGAGATCCGGGTCTTCGGGCTCGGCGGCTGGCTGCACGATCGGCTCGGCACGGCCTACCACGCCTGGCTGCACCCGCTGTGGGCGGCGCGGCGGGCCGCCTACCTGGCGCCGTTCCACCGGGTCACCGCGGTCGGCGTACCGGCCGTCGCGCTGGTGCTGGCCGCGCTCGGCGCGACCGGCGGGCACCTGCCCGCCACCGCGTTCTTCCTGACCGTGCTGGCCACGCTCGGCGCGCTCCGGCTCGGTGAGTTCTATCCGGAGGTCGACCTGCAGACCACGGTCGGGATGCGCGCGCACGACGCGGTCGACCGCTTCGCCGGGCTGGCCGGGGGCGGCGCGCCGGCCGGGTCCGCCCCGGCACCCGGCGTGCGCGGCGAGATCCGGTTCGACGGCGTGAGGTTCACCTATCCCGGCCGGGACCGGCCCGTCCTCGACCGGCTCGACCTCGCGCTGCCGGCCGGGCGGTGCACCGCGATCGTCGGCGCGAACGGCGCGGGCAAGTCCACGCTGGTCAAGCTGCTGGCCCGGCTGCACGACCCGGACACCGGCCGGATCCTGGTCGACGGCGTGGACCTGGCCGGGACGGACGTCGCGGCCTGGCGGCGCCGGATCGCGGTCACGTTCCAGGACTTCGCCCGGTACGAGATGTCCGCGGCGGACAACATCGGACTCGGCGCCGCGGGTCCGCTCGACGACCGGGCCGGCATCCGGGCCGCGGCCGCGGCCGCCGGGATCGCCGCCGACCTGGACCGGCTGCCGGCCGGGCTGGACACGCCGCTGGCACCGCACCTGACCGGCGGGACCGACCTGTCCGGCGGCCAGTGGCAGCGGATCGCGCTGGCCCGGGCGGTGTTCGCGCTCCGGCACGGCGCCACCGTGCTGGTCCTGGACGAGCCGACGGCCAGCCTCGACGTCCGCACCGAGGCCCGGTTCTTCGACGAGTTCGCCGAGCTGACCCGGGGCGCGACCACCGTGCTGGTGTCGCACCGGTTCGCCACCGTCCGGCACGCCGACCACATCGTGGTCCTCGCCGGCGGCCGGGTCGCCGAGCGCGGCACCCACGACGAGCTGATCGCGCTCGGCGGCGACTACGCGCGGATGTACGGCCTGCAGGCCGCCCGCTACCACGACCGGCAGGTGCCCGCATGA
- a CDS encoding ATP-binding cassette domain-containing protein: MISTAVLLLRNAWRADPRRILTAAGFALGGALAGPLIAAALAAMTGAVLTGRPVAAAVSGAAVAVLAVAALTFTHFGHVFWFELSELAELDFDRDLAALSNGSDGIAHHERADLADRFTLLQRESRQFHTGLGAVLGLGGLVLAVPVTAVLLARVSPLLLFLPLAVLPPLAAARLAERVLDRARTAAAEPTRVARHLFGLVTSPRYAGELRVAGVGGLLLDRHAALWRTATGLLTAGQLRAAAIRAAGQALFAPAYGAAVLVAVDRAAGAGTVVLVVALAVQVNAQFTAAVALVRDLQRIDTAYRHAAEVRAAVAGTGATGDGEVPDRLRTGITLDGVSFRRPGADRAVLRDVHLTLPAGATVAVIGENGAGKSTLIKLLCGLYTPTTGRILVDGVDLRRIPAARWRDRLSAGFQDHVRFEFPVRETVGVGDLPRLGDDRAVRDALSRAGAEAMVDALPRGLDSPLGTAYTDGTGLSGGQWQRLALGRAFMRRTPLLLVLDEPASALDPDAEHRLFDRYAAQASAVAARAGAITVFVSHRFSTVRAADLIVVLRDGRVAEAGDHETLLAAGGAYAGLYAVQAAAYR; this comes from the coding sequence ATGATCTCCACGGCCGTCCTGCTGCTGCGCAACGCGTGGCGCGCCGACCCGCGCCGCATCCTGACCGCGGCCGGGTTCGCGCTCGGCGGCGCGCTGGCCGGCCCACTGATCGCCGCCGCGCTCGCCGCGATGACCGGCGCGGTGCTCACCGGGCGCCCGGTGGCCGCCGCCGTGTCCGGTGCGGCCGTGGCCGTGCTGGCCGTGGCCGCGCTGACGTTCACCCACTTCGGGCACGTCTTCTGGTTCGAACTGTCCGAACTGGCCGAGCTCGACTTCGACCGGGACCTGGCCGCGCTCTCCAACGGCTCGGACGGCATCGCGCACCACGAGCGCGCGGACCTGGCCGACCGGTTCACGCTGCTGCAGCGGGAGAGCCGGCAGTTCCACACCGGGCTCGGCGCGGTGCTCGGCCTCGGCGGCCTGGTGCTGGCCGTGCCGGTCACCGCGGTGCTGCTCGCCCGGGTCAGCCCGCTGCTGCTGTTCCTGCCGCTGGCCGTGCTGCCGCCGCTGGCCGCGGCCCGCCTCGCCGAGCGGGTCCTGGACCGGGCCCGGACCGCGGCGGCCGAGCCGACCCGGGTGGCGCGGCACCTGTTCGGGCTGGTCACCTCCCCGCGGTACGCCGGCGAGCTGCGCGTCGCCGGGGTGGGCGGGCTCCTGCTGGACCGGCACGCGGCACTGTGGCGGACCGCCACCGGGCTGCTCACCGCGGGTCAGCTGCGTGCCGCCGCGATCCGTGCGGCGGGTCAGGCGCTGTTCGCGCCGGCCTACGGCGCGGCCGTGCTCGTCGCGGTCGACCGGGCGGCCGGGGCCGGCACCGTCGTGCTCGTGGTCGCGCTGGCCGTGCAGGTCAACGCGCAGTTCACCGCCGCGGTGGCGCTGGTGCGGGACCTGCAGCGGATCGACACCGCGTACCGGCACGCGGCCGAGGTGCGGGCCGCGGTCGCGGGCACCGGCGCCACCGGCGACGGCGAGGTGCCGGACCGGCTGCGGACCGGCATCACGCTCGACGGCGTCTCGTTCCGGCGCCCCGGCGCGGACCGGGCGGTGCTGCGGGACGTGCACCTGACGCTGCCGGCCGGCGCCACGGTCGCGGTGATCGGCGAGAACGGTGCCGGCAAGTCCACCCTGATCAAGCTGCTGTGCGGCCTGTACACGCCGACCACCGGACGAATCCTGGTGGACGGCGTGGACCTGCGGCGGATCCCGGCGGCCCGCTGGCGGGACCGGCTGTCGGCCGGTTTCCAGGACCACGTCCGCTTCGAGTTCCCGGTCCGGGAGACCGTGGGCGTGGGTGACCTGCCGCGGCTCGGCGACGACCGGGCGGTACGCGACGCGCTGTCCCGGGCCGGCGCGGAGGCGATGGTCGACGCGCTTCCGCGCGGCCTGGACTCGCCGCTGGGCACCGCCTACACCGACGGCACCGGCCTGTCCGGCGGCCAGTGGCAGCGGCTGGCGCTCGGCCGGGCGTTCATGCGCCGTACGCCGCTGCTGCTGGTGCTGGACGAGCCGGCGTCCGCGCTGGACCCCGATGCCGAGCACCGGCTCTTCGACCGGTACGCGGCCCAGGCCTCGGCCGTCGCCGCGCGCGCCGGTGCGATCACCGTGTTCGTCTCGCACCGGTTCTCGACCGTCCGCGCCGCCGACCTGATCGTGGTGCTGCGCGACGGCCGGGTCGCCGAGGCCGGCGACCACGAGACCCTGCTGGCCGCGGGCGGCGCGTACGCCGGCCTCTATGCGGTGCAGGCCGCCGCGTACCGCTGA
- a CDS encoding winged helix-turn-helix domain-containing protein produces the protein MTEIPVTSLTIGIAATPDDRRRLARLLGDTEAFLIVSSVDQARQFLDIVGSPESTVITTLAATATATATMATPPAAAPVVAEQPALRVDSDRRVLRWRDREVSLTPLEHDFLNCLVGSPGQVWTYKQLHLEVWGNEHLGRGSDLHSVVRRVRRKLADIGTSARILSVRGVGFRYASH, from the coding sequence ATGACGGAGATCCCGGTCACATCATTGACCATCGGCATCGCGGCCACGCCGGACGACCGACGCCGGCTGGCCCGGCTGCTCGGCGACACCGAGGCGTTCCTGATCGTCTCCAGCGTCGACCAGGCCCGCCAGTTCCTCGACATCGTCGGCTCCCCCGAGTCGACCGTGATCACGACGCTCGCCGCGACCGCGACCGCCACCGCGACCATGGCCACGCCACCGGCGGCGGCCCCGGTCGTCGCGGAGCAACCGGCGCTGCGCGTCGACTCCGACCGGCGCGTGCTGCGCTGGCGGGACCGCGAGGTCAGCCTCACCCCGCTGGAGCACGACTTCCTGAACTGCCTGGTCGGCTCGCCCGGCCAGGTGTGGACCTACAAGCAGCTGCACCTCGAGGTCTGGGGCAACGAGCACCTCGGCCGCGGCTCCGACCTGCACTCCGTCGTCCGCCGCGTCCGCCGCAAGCTGGCCGACATCGGCACCTCCGCCCGCATCCTCTCGGTCCGCGGCGTCGGCTTCCGCTACGCGTCCCACTAG
- a CDS encoding HPF/RaiA family ribosome-associated protein: MTTAASPATVATCLRVGAGFSQGDRNWIAEQFATLDARLASFDVDATELEVSVKDREAKGQKVTLECWIAGRPKIVTTSTEEDLHAALNDVRDDLRRKLNDSKSRQEPRNNRHLREGRPEIEEPELIPAEGLPARD; encoded by the coding sequence ATGACTACCGCCGCGAGCCCGGCCACCGTCGCCACCTGCCTGCGGGTCGGCGCCGGATTCTCCCAGGGGGACCGGAACTGGATCGCCGAGCAGTTCGCCACGCTGGACGCGCGCCTCGCCTCCTTCGACGTCGACGCCACCGAACTGGAGGTGTCGGTCAAGGACCGGGAGGCGAAGGGCCAGAAGGTCACGCTGGAGTGCTGGATCGCCGGCCGCCCGAAGATCGTCACCACCTCGACCGAGGAGGACCTGCACGCCGCGCTGAACGACGTGCGTGACGACCTGCGCCGCAAGCTCAACGACTCGAAGTCCCGCCAGGAGCCGCGGAACAACCGGCACCTGCGCGAGGGCCGGCCGGAGATCGAGGAGCCGGAGCTGATCCCGGCCGAGGGTCTCCCGGCCCGCGACTGA
- a CDS encoding alpha/beta fold hydrolase — MTTTTPDAHRSADDEPWTDTPVRVAGGLLRGRRENGLTVLRGVRYATAARFAAPEPEPPWDGERDALADVGVPPQPASRPTSPLGVITVGTPTEDCLRLTVATPAADDRRRPVLVFLHGGGYRSGSAAWGRYDVRRLAREGDLVVVGVGSRIGALGWLRLPGLAPGNLGLADQVTALRWIRDNIAHLGGDPDRITLAGHSSGAHAVVCLIGVPAARGLFHRAIVQSPPLGLGLGSPAASARASAAFLRRLGTDPRSAGVAEVVAAQERAERDLAVRTVGGLVPAFMPVAGADLLPAPDAWRAAAVENAPHLQIIAGTADRELAYFFRNTPLATVPGLERTSTGRVFTRPTQRFAELMAAGGARVHTYRVGASGPGLPLRGAHCGELPWLFGTEPDWAGAPILNGRSWAEVDADGAPMRAAWLRFTATGDPGWPADPAHPHRF; from the coding sequence ATGACCACGACCACACCGGACGCGCACAGGTCCGCGGACGACGAACCGTGGACGGACACGCCGGTGCGTGTCGCCGGCGGCCTGCTGCGCGGGCGCCGGGAGAACGGCCTGACCGTGCTGCGCGGCGTCCGGTACGCGACCGCCGCCCGCTTCGCCGCGCCGGAGCCCGAGCCGCCGTGGGACGGCGAGCGGGACGCGCTCGCGGACGTGGGCGTGCCACCGCAGCCCGCGTCCCGGCCCACCTCACCGCTGGGCGTGATCACGGTCGGCACGCCGACCGAGGACTGCCTGCGCCTCACCGTCGCCACCCCGGCCGCGGACGACCGCCGCCGCCCGGTGCTGGTCTTCCTGCACGGCGGCGGCTACCGCTCCGGCAGCGCGGCCTGGGGGCGGTACGACGTACGCCGCCTGGCCCGCGAGGGCGACCTGGTGGTGGTCGGCGTCGGCAGCCGGATCGGCGCGCTCGGCTGGCTGCGCCTGCCCGGTCTCGCGCCCGGCAACCTCGGGCTGGCCGACCAGGTGACGGCGCTGCGCTGGATCCGGGACAACATCGCCCACCTGGGCGGCGACCCGGATCGGATCACGTTGGCCGGCCACTCCTCCGGCGCGCACGCGGTCGTCTGCCTGATCGGGGTGCCGGCCGCGCGCGGGCTGTTCCACCGGGCGATCGTGCAGAGCCCGCCGCTCGGCCTCGGGCTGGGCTCGCCGGCCGCGTCCGCGCGGGCGTCCGCCGCGTTCCTGCGCCGGCTCGGCACGGACCCGCGCTCGGCCGGCGTCGCGGAGGTCGTCGCGGCCCAGGAGCGCGCCGAACGGGACCTGGCGGTGCGCACGGTCGGCGGGCTGGTGCCCGCGTTCATGCCGGTCGCGGGCGCGGACCTGCTGCCGGCGCCGGACGCCTGGCGGGCCGCCGCGGTGGAGAACGCACCACACCTGCAGATCATCGCGGGTACGGCGGACCGCGAACTCGCGTACTTCTTCCGCAACACGCCGCTGGCCACGGTGCCGGGCCTGGAGCGGACGTCGACCGGGCGCGTCTTCACCCGCCCCACGCAGCGCTTCGCGGAGCTGATGGCCGCGGGTGGCGCGCGCGTGCACACGTACCGGGTCGGTGCGTCCGGCCCCGGGCTGCCGCTGCGCGGCGCGCACTGCGGTGAGCTGCCGTGGCTGTTCGGCACGGAGCCGGACTGGGCCGGCGCGCCCATCCTGAACGGCCGCTCCTGGGCCGAGGTCGACGCGGACGGCGCCCCGATGCGCGCCGCCTGGCTGCGCTTCACCGCCACCGGCGACCCCGGCTGGCCCGCCGACCCGGCCCACCCGCACCGCTTCTGA
- a CDS encoding Kinesin light chain 2: protein MPDERPVDMLRQRLRRLHTSAGLPKADSLKDHAHRRGHRVSRSALAAVTGGSGGMRWATVEAFIDGCAGYAASRQRPLAAQELTMTAWRELYERAFPRQRVTTRDADRCRIGAVPRPADGHQPRASVRGIAARPGRWVLTGPGGAGKTQAAAHLAEELWRGREIDLLLWIPAGSQDQIISGYGRAAAELGRPLPDALTGEDRRWLVVLDDVTDAADLEGLLPPPGGRTVITTRLPATAVQGRDVPLPAFTRTEARDFLRARLARRPDLVDDPDGVAADLGGLPLAVALAGAFLAEETLPCSWYRRRLAARGTGVHRDPERAVAASLALAVEAADRAEPAGLATPLLALSAVLDPAGVPVPVLITATARDWLCTHAATGGPLDATEIRTGLAALHRLGLVVADETTVTLHPLVRRLLLDDLSAAELADAATAAAEAVLEAWPDEERDPGYAARLRAGTDALLGAAGDAVALHPVRARACHSRGAAGDPAGAAAASARLAADTGRLLGADHPRALLARGNAARWLGESGDAESAVAAYEVLLAESAQVLGAHHANTWTCRSNLAYARGLAGDSAGAVAAFAGLLADCEAVLGPEHPGTASARANLARWRAAAPPARPAEAS from the coding sequence GTGCCCGACGAGCGCCCGGTGGACATGCTGCGGCAGCGACTTCGCCGCCTGCACACCAGTGCCGGACTCCCGAAGGCGGACAGCCTGAAGGATCACGCGCACCGCCGGGGGCACCGGGTCAGCCGATCAGCGCTCGCCGCGGTCACCGGCGGCTCCGGCGGCATGCGCTGGGCCACGGTCGAGGCGTTCATCGACGGGTGCGCCGGATACGCGGCCAGCCGGCAACGTCCGCTAGCGGCGCAGGAGCTGACCATGACCGCCTGGCGTGAGCTCTACGAACGTGCGTTCCCCCGGCAGCGCGTCACCACCCGCGACGCGGACCGGTGCCGGATCGGCGCGGTCCCCCGGCCGGCCGACGGCCATCAGCCGCGCGCGTCGGTGCGCGGCATCGCGGCGCGGCCGGGCCGGTGGGTGCTGACCGGGCCCGGTGGCGCCGGCAAGACGCAGGCGGCCGCGCACCTGGCCGAGGAGCTGTGGCGGGGGCGCGAGATCGACCTGCTGCTCTGGATCCCGGCCGGTTCCCAGGACCAGATCATCAGCGGGTACGGCCGGGCCGCCGCCGAGCTGGGACGGCCGCTGCCGGACGCGCTCACCGGCGAGGACCGTCGCTGGCTGGTGGTGCTGGACGACGTCACGGACGCGGCGGACCTGGAGGGGCTGCTGCCACCGCCGGGCGGCCGCACCGTGATCACCACCCGGTTGCCGGCCACGGCCGTGCAGGGCCGGGACGTACCACTGCCCGCGTTCACCCGGACCGAGGCGCGTGACTTCCTGCGCGCCCGGCTGGCCCGGCGGCCGGACCTGGTCGACGACCCGGACGGCGTCGCGGCCGATCTCGGCGGGCTGCCGCTCGCGGTCGCGCTGGCCGGCGCGTTCCTGGCCGAGGAGACGCTGCCCTGCTCCTGGTACCGGCGGCGGCTGGCCGCGCGCGGCACCGGCGTGCACCGGGACCCGGAGCGCGCGGTCGCGGCGTCGCTGGCGCTCGCGGTCGAGGCCGCGGACCGCGCCGAGCCGGCCGGCCTGGCCACCCCGCTGCTGGCACTGTCCGCGGTGCTGGACCCGGCCGGCGTCCCGGTGCCGGTGCTGATCACCGCGACGGCCCGGGACTGGCTGTGCACGCACGCGGCCACGGGCGGCCCGCTGGACGCGACGGAGATCCGCACCGGGCTGGCCGCGCTGCACCGGCTGGGCCTGGTCGTCGCGGACGAGACCACGGTGACGCTGCACCCGCTGGTACGCCGGCTGCTGCTGGACGACCTGTCCGCGGCCGAGCTGGCGGACGCGGCCACGGCCGCGGCGGAGGCGGTCCTGGAGGCCTGGCCGGACGAGGAGCGCGATCCCGGGTACGCGGCCCGGCTGCGGGCCGGCACGGACGCGTTGCTCGGCGCGGCCGGTGACGCGGTGGCGCTGCACCCGGTGCGGGCCCGCGCGTGTCACAGCCGGGGCGCGGCCGGCGACCCGGCGGGCGCGGCCGCGGCGAGCGCGCGGCTGGCCGCGGACACCGGCCGGCTGCTCGGCGCGGACCACCCGCGGGCGCTGCTGGCGCGCGGGAACGCGGCCCGCTGGCTGGGCGAGTCCGGTGACGCGGAGAGCGCGGTCGCCGCGTACGAGGTGCTGCTCGCGGAGTCGGCACAGGTGCTCGGCGCGCATCACGCGAACACGTGGACGTGCCGGAGCAACCTCGCGTACGCGCGCGGGCTGGCCGGGGACTCCGCCGGTGCGGTGGCCGCGTTCGCGGGCCTGCTGGCGGACTGCGAGGCGGTGCTCGGTCCCGAGCACCCGGGCACCGCCTCCGCACGCGCGAACCTGGCCCGCTGGCGCGCGGCCGCCCCACCCGCCCGGCCGGCCGAGGCCTCCTGA
- a CDS encoding Ig-like domain-containing protein: protein MRRAASAAVAVVLVGGLLTMPASAAQARKGGDRTPPRLTVTSYAMENSTLTVSVGASDASGVRGVSLLVRGKVVATDTTAPYQLTADLSAYSGGEVRWKVRAVDRRGNDRTTEDRKSRVKPRPERPRPTPTVTPAPTATPTPAPAPTGTATPEPTETD from the coding sequence ATGCGCAGAGCCGCATCCGCCGCCGTCGCCGTCGTGCTCGTCGGGGGCCTGCTGACCATGCCGGCCTCCGCGGCCCAGGCCCGCAAGGGCGGCGACCGCACCCCGCCCCGGCTGACCGTCACGTCCTACGCGATGGAGAACAGCACGCTCACGGTCTCGGTCGGCGCCTCCGACGCGTCCGGCGTGCGGGGCGTGTCACTGCTGGTCCGCGGCAAGGTGGTCGCCACCGACACCACCGCGCCGTACCAGCTGACCGCGGACCTGTCCGCCTACAGCGGCGGCGAGGTCCGGTGGAAGGTCCGCGCGGTCGACCGCCGCGGCAACGACCGCACCACCGAGGACCGCAAGTCCCGCGTCAAGCCCCGCCCGGAGCGCCCCCGCCCGACCCCGACGGTCACCCCGGCCCCGACGGCCACCCCGACCCCGGCGCCGGCCCCGACCGGGACGGCCACGCCGGAACCCACCGAGACGGACTGA